From Pleurocapsa sp. PCC 7319:
NNNNNNNNNNNNNNNNNNNNNNNNNNNNNNNNNNNNNNNNNNNNNNNNNNNNNNNNNNNNNNNNNNNNNNNNNNNNNNNNNNNNNAGTTGACGATAATCAAATTACCGCCACGATTGATGGCGCCGATTCTACAGGTAATGACTTCCTGGAAGAAACTCCCCTCTACCAACTATCGGGAACCGTGTATGAAGACACCAATCTGCCAGATGATAATGCCATCGAGACCGAAGATACACCCATTAGTGGAGTAACAGTCAAACTATTCAATGCGGATGTTGATGGTAATCCCACTGGAGAGGCGCTCTCCAGCACTACCACTGACGACAATGGCTTCTATGAGTTCAGCGATTTGGGCAACGGGAACTATGTGGTGGTCCAAACTCAACCAGGTGATTATGACAGTGTGACCGATATTGATGGAGTTGACGATAATCAGATTGCGGCGACTATCGATGGTGCTGATAGCACTGGCAATAACTTTGTAGAAACTCAATTGGGTGCTATCAACGGTAATGTCTCTGAAGATACTACTGGCAATGGACAAGGAGATACTCCTATTGCTGGTGTTACCATCAGTCTGCTCGATAGTAATGGAGAACCAGTGACTGATGGTGAGGGGAATCCCATTACGACCACTACCAATGAGGATGGTAATTATCTGTTTGAGAATCTGACTCCTGGAGACTACAGTGTGGTTCAAACTCAGCCAGAGAACTACAACAATCTGACTGAAGATGAAGGTGGTAGTGATGATGACCAACCCGATGACAACGTCGTCAATAGCATTGGGGTGACCGTCAGTCCTAACGAAACTGATACTGACAACGATTTTGTAGAAACTCAACTGGGTGCTATCAACGGTAATGTCTCTGAAGATACTACTGGTGATGGACAAGGAGATACTCCTATTGCTGGTGTCACCATCAGTCTGCTCGATAGTAATGGCGACCCAGTGACTGATAGTGAGGGGAATCCCATTACGACCACTACCAATGAGGATGGTAATTATCTGTTTGAGAATCTAACTCCTGGTGACTACAGTGTGGTTCAAACTCAGCCAGCGGACTACAACAATCTGGCGGAAGATGAAGGTGGTAGTGATGATGACCAACCCGATGACAACGTCGTCAATAGCACTGGGGTAACCGTCAGTCCTAACGAAACTGATACTGGCAATGACTTTGTGGAAACTCAACTGGGTGCTATCAACGGTAATGTCTCTGAAGATACTACTGGCAATGGACAAGGAGATACTCCTATTGCTGGTGTCACTCTCAGTCTTCTCGATAGTAATGGAGAACCAGTCACTGATAGCGAGGGTAATCCCATTACGACCACTACCAATGAGGATGGTAATTATCTGTTTGAGAATCTGACTCCTGATGACTACAGTGTGGTTCAAACTCAGCCAGCGGACTACAACAATCTGGCGGAAAATGAAGGTGGTAGTGACGATGACCAACCCGATGACAACGTCGTCAACAGCATTGGGGTAACCGTCAGTCCTAACGAAACTGATACAGGTAATGACTTTGTGGAAGTTGCAATCCCTGGAAACATTAAAGGACGGGTCTGGAATGATATTGACTTAGACGGAATTCAAGACGAGGATGAATTTGGAGTAGATGGTGTAGAAGTCAAGCTCTACTTACAAGACGATCCAACCACACCGATCGCTACCACAACTACATCTGATGGTGGGAATTATGAATTTCTAGTTAATTCTGATGCCTATTTTGTTGAGTTTACTCGTCCCGAAAATACAGTTTTCAGTCCCGGTGATAAAGGCAATGATGACAGTCTTGATTCCGATGTCATCAATAAGGTTTCAGGGGTAACTGAAAATATTACACTGTTGCCAGGCGAAACTATCGAATTAGATGCAGGAATATCTCCTGATTCTGATGGTGACACTATACCTGATGTTACCG
This genomic window contains:
- a CDS encoding SdrD B-like domain-containing protein, yielding VDDNQITATIDGADSTGNDFLEETPLYQLSGTVYEDTNLPDDNAIETEDTPISGVTVKLFNADVDGNPTGEALSSTTTDDNGFYEFSDLGNGNYVVVQTQPGDYDSVTDIDGVDDNQIAATIDGADSTGNNFVETQLGAINGNVSEDTTGNGQGDTPIAGVTISLLDSNGEPVTDGEGNPITTTTNEDGNYLFENLTPGDYSVVQTQPENYNNLTEDEGGSDDDQPDDNVVNSIGVTVSPNETDTDNDFVETQLGAINGNVSEDTTGDGQGDTPIAGVTISLLDSNGDPVTDSEGNPITTTTNEDGNYLFENLTPGDYSVVQTQPADYNNLAEDEGGSDDDQPDDNVVNSTGVTVSPNETDTGNDFVETQLGAINGNVSEDTTGNGQGDTPIAGVTLSLLDSNGEPVTDSEGNPITTTTNEDGNYLFENLTPDDYSVVQTQPADYNNLAENEGGSDDDQPDDNVVNSIGVTVSPNETDTGNDFVEVAIPGNIKGRVWNDIDLDGIQDEDEFGVDGVEVKLYLQDDPTTPIATTTTSDGGNYEFLVNSDAYFVEFTRPENTVFSPGDKGNDDSLDSDVINKVSGVTENITLLPGETIELDAGISPDSDGDTIPDVTEGLTGDRDNDGIPDYLDVDPAGYFYDQNTGEIISGASIEVIGPGLIDLTSDGSATGFYQWFIDGTPGIYTMDITLPDGYVFSPDRPPLTPAIDATGLTPDPFEMGSSKNEATGKLFSFDFADNPYYLEFELATGDPFIINNNIPLIPNVATIGGRVWDDTDRNGIEGGFESGIENITVTLIGGGTDGNIATTDDNTVETLVTDSNGEYQFIDLTPGIEYQVVFDPNNLPPEYSAGLTSQDTGNNDQFDSDAEQNTGLTPIVTLNPGDAITDIDAGLLTPEVDDPTNLIEGTPSPEVILGTPGDETIAGYKGQDTLTGGDGNDNFFFNETSDGVDIITDFTSGEDQIDLTSILNNELGYTGNNPIADGHVVVADFGAVGTMIQIDFDGANSLLPKDVVFLEGVSNLDANPNNDFDPENDLAF